The following proteins are co-located in the Bathymodiolus thermophilus thioautotrophic gill symbiont genome:
- a CDS encoding type II secretion system protein N translates to MDLKTVLPANWIRIKRLSVSYQDKIRVGITLCLVVYLAYVCAQLALGLFINAQSQVVAAIDIKTPRSNTNNMRAYNNLFGQFQRVKIRQDYKKVKLTPLNLTLVGTVFKRRNALAIIKNGRKKAKIYRQGDKIIAGVLLKDIAKDYVVIERGEKLEKILIKFKYVDPNANSRSKVVELDEFKQNKFSSTALSVKQKNKLGGYLKEISKNPRGLLSLIRIEPNFSDGKLIGFRINSSKEKHLFKELGFREHDVITRINDTMLDSLSASFKIVGLLKKTKNFDIYLDREGEQHIITIDLN, encoded by the coding sequence AAGACTGTATTACCTGCCAATTGGATACGCATTAAGAGATTAAGCGTATCTTACCAAGATAAAATTAGAGTTGGCATTACGCTATGCTTGGTGGTTTATTTGGCTTATGTTTGTGCACAGTTGGCATTGGGTTTGTTTATTAATGCACAAAGCCAAGTTGTAGCAGCGATTGATATAAAAACACCTCGGTCAAATACTAACAATATGAGAGCGTACAATAATTTGTTTGGCCAGTTTCAGCGTGTTAAAATTCGTCAGGATTATAAGAAAGTTAAACTCACTCCCCTTAATTTAACTTTGGTAGGGACGGTTTTTAAGAGGCGAAATGCTTTGGCTATTATTAAAAATGGTAGAAAAAAAGCCAAAATTTACCGACAAGGTGACAAGATTATTGCTGGTGTATTGCTGAAAGATATTGCTAAAGATTATGTGGTGATTGAAAGAGGTGAGAAGTTAGAAAAAATATTAATTAAGTTTAAGTATGTTGATCCTAACGCTAATTCTCGAAGCAAGGTAGTTGAATTAGATGAATTTAAACAAAATAAATTTTCTTCAACCGCATTGTCGGTAAAACAAAAAAACAAGTTAGGTGGCTATTTAAAAGAAATTTCCAAAAATCCAAGAGGGCTATTGTCTTTAATTAGGATTGAACCAAACTTTAGTGATGGTAAACTTATCGGCTTTAGAATAAATTCTAGCAAAGAAAAGCACCTATTTAAAGAACTAGGCTTTAGAGAGCATGATGTGATAACTCGTATTAATGACACGATGCTTGACAGTTTATCTGCTTCTTTTAAAATAGTCGGACTCTTGAAAAAAACAAAAAACTTTGATATTTATCTTGACCGAGAAGGCGAGCAACATATTATTACTATTGACTTAAACTAA
- the gspD gene encoding type II secretion system secretin GspD, giving the protein MSTLLFTSSAQALVLNLKNTDIRTLINTVSQATGKNFIIDPRVKAKVNVVSNQNVDDAKLYQFFASILQVHGYVIIPGDDFDKILPKNATKNTSPTLLADDLIVSAVLAVKNVPAKELISILRPLVSQYGYLTAYHPSNSIVMTDTNASIKRIKDMIETLDRQVDEDYEIITLKHTSAQEVANIIKSLLAKKSGNTLVISVNTQTNQIIIGGSKSKRLKARFLIAELDKDNGEEGGTSVIYLKHANAKDILPILQSVVNSKSSGKNKTTATNIQADEATNAIIATAPPAIILKLKKIIGKLDIERAQVLIEVVIAEIHSSESNELGIGLLGFGSKIGVMATDFNQQVTALLGSISSGTPSLKAGANYVLGNFNKEGGNYTSGLGAIISALDSMGNADILSTPSIVTLDNEEAEIVVGNEVPFITNTQLSSSNSNPFQNYERKNVGLTLKVKPQINEGGGIKLVIEQEVSNVLPSASAVDVITSKRKIKTTVMVKNNRLLVLGGMIDNTIRNTQQKVPLLGDIPILGRLFRFNRSSREKRHLILFIRPTILSEDNVGNISKQKYNYITAKSLLDDTEGLFPDYSKTGNPQAKPKATETLIKIPVSKAPVKTNTSTTFFGSVASKSNEDDFYEDDFYASDDED; this is encoded by the coding sequence TTGTCGACATTGTTATTCACTTCATCTGCCCAAGCTTTAGTGCTTAATTTGAAAAACACCGATATTCGCACGCTTATCAATACTGTTTCTCAAGCGACAGGCAAAAATTTCATTATTGACCCTAGAGTTAAAGCCAAGGTGAATGTGGTGAGCAATCAAAATGTTGACGATGCTAAACTTTATCAATTTTTTGCTTCTATTTTGCAAGTGCATGGATATGTGATTATTCCTGGTGATGATTTTGACAAAATATTACCTAAAAATGCCACTAAAAACACTTCACCTACCCTACTTGCTGATGACTTAATTGTTAGTGCTGTACTTGCAGTCAAAAATGTGCCAGCAAAAGAGTTGATTTCTATTTTGCGCCCGTTGGTGTCTCAATATGGCTATTTAACTGCCTATCATCCTTCTAATAGCATTGTAATGACAGACACCAATGCCAGCATTAAGCGTATTAAAGATATGATTGAGACACTGGACAGGCAAGTGGATGAGGACTATGAAATTATCACCTTAAAACACACAAGCGCACAAGAAGTGGCAAATATTATCAAGTCATTATTAGCAAAAAAATCTGGTAACACGCTGGTTATTAGCGTCAACACACAGACCAACCAAATTATTATTGGCGGTAGCAAAAGTAAGCGCCTTAAGGCACGCTTTTTAATTGCTGAACTTGATAAAGACAACGGAGAAGAGGGCGGCACTTCTGTGATTTACTTAAAACATGCAAATGCAAAAGATATTTTGCCGATATTGCAAAGTGTCGTCAATAGTAAATCTAGTGGCAAGAATAAAACTACTGCCACTAATATTCAGGCGGATGAAGCGACCAATGCTATTATCGCCACTGCACCACCAGCGATAATTTTAAAGCTTAAAAAAATTATTGGCAAACTTGATATTGAGCGTGCACAAGTGCTGATTGAAGTGGTAATTGCTGAAATTCATTCTTCTGAATCAAATGAACTGGGTATTGGTTTACTAGGTTTTGGTTCAAAAATTGGTGTTATGGCAACCGATTTTAATCAACAAGTAACAGCACTTTTAGGTAGCATTAGTAGTGGCACACCTTCTTTGAAGGCAGGTGCGAACTATGTTCTTGGTAATTTTAATAAAGAGGGGGGTAATTATACCAGTGGACTGGGTGCAATTATTAGCGCACTGGACAGCATGGGTAATGCCGATATTCTTTCCACTCCTTCTATTGTTACCTTGGACAACGAGGAAGCTGAAATTGTCGTGGGTAATGAAGTGCCGTTTATCACCAACACACAATTGAGTAGTAGCAACTCTAATCCTTTTCAAAATTATGAGCGTAAAAATGTTGGCTTAACACTCAAGGTTAAACCCCAAATTAATGAAGGTGGTGGTATTAAACTCGTTATAGAGCAAGAAGTGTCGAATGTTTTGCCTTCAGCCAGTGCCGTTGATGTTATTACTTCTAAGCGTAAAATTAAAACCACAGTTATGGTTAAGAATAATAGATTATTGGTATTGGGTGGTATGATTGACAATACCATTAGAAACACACAGCAAAAAGTGCCTTTATTGGGTGACATTCCAATTTTAGGGCGTTTGTTTCGCTTTAACAGAAGTTCCAGAGAGAAGCGCCATCTAATATTATTTATCAGACCTACCATCTTGTCCGAGGACAATGTGGGTAACATTAGTAAGCAAAAATACAACTATATTACAGCCAAAAGCCTCTTGGATGATACCGAAGGATTGTTCCCTGATTACAGTAAAACTGGCAACCCCCAAGCGAAGCCTAAAGCAACAGAAACGCTTATTAAAATACCAGTATCAAAGGCACCTGTAAAAACAAACACATCAACTACATTTTTCGGATCGGTAGCATCCAAATCAAATGAAGATGATTTTTATGAAGATGATTTTTATGCGAGTGATGATGAGGATTAA
- a CDS encoding GspE/PulE family protein codes for MTNKLSLPYLFAKKFGLLLEGNKLSYETLPDISTLLEISRKHGACQLEKTSKVSLMQRIQTHYESGALSNLQDFSDNAEQDKTLDDIAMELFEPIELLDSDDQAPIISLINALCAQAILQGASDIHIEPYESRIRIRFRLNGILSEVLEPQQKIAPLLVSRIKVMANLDISERRLPQDGRIALQLGGRAVDIRVSIIPSGKGEKVVMRLLDKQVGRLQLKQLGMDDATYEQISQLIHKPNGIVLVTGPTGSGKTTTLYAALSVLNNQSRNITTIEDPIEYHIDGINQTQINDNIKMSFAKGLRAILRQDPDIVMIGEIRDQETAEIAVQASLTGHLVFSTLHTNSAKDAIIRLKDMGVEPFLLASSLSGVLAQRLIRTLCPKCKKTHTTDEKEQQRLGLDQPQVIYSPSSCEHCNHSGFSGRIGLYELLVVDDELRAMIHNGANENQISAHLDGKMLTLKDQVRTLVSQGLCSLDEAIRVISI; via the coding sequence ATGACAAACAAACTTTCATTGCCCTATTTATTTGCCAAAAAATTCGGTTTGTTATTGGAAGGTAACAAGCTCAGTTACGAAACGCTACCTGATATTTCTACTTTGCTAGAAATTTCTCGCAAACATGGTGCGTGTCAACTGGAAAAGACCAGTAAAGTATCTTTAATGCAAAGAATACAGACGCATTACGAAAGCGGAGCGCTGAGTAATTTACAAGATTTTAGCGACAATGCTGAGCAAGATAAAACACTTGATGACATTGCCATGGAGTTGTTTGAGCCAATAGAATTGTTAGATTCCGATGATCAGGCTCCCATTATTAGTTTGATTAATGCGTTGTGTGCGCAGGCAATTTTACAGGGTGCTTCGGATATTCATATTGAGCCTTATGAATCTCGTATTCGTATTCGCTTTCGCCTCAATGGCATCTTAAGCGAAGTGCTTGAACCGCAACAAAAAATTGCTCCTCTGTTGGTGTCACGCATTAAAGTAATGGCCAATCTTGATATTTCCGAACGACGCTTACCTCAAGACGGCAGAATTGCTTTACAATTAGGCGGGCGAGCAGTGGATATACGCGTCTCCATTATTCCTTCTGGTAAAGGTGAAAAGGTGGTAATGCGTTTATTGGATAAACAAGTAGGGCGATTGCAACTTAAGCAATTGGGCATGGACGATGCCACCTATGAGCAAATCAGTCAATTGATTCACAAGCCGAATGGCATTGTCTTGGTTACCGGTCCGACTGGTTCCGGAAAAACCACCACACTTTATGCCGCACTTAGCGTGCTGAACAATCAATCCAGAAACATTACCACCATTGAAGACCCGATTGAATATCACATTGATGGTATTAATCAAACGCAAATTAACGACAATATCAAGATGTCATTTGCCAAAGGTTTGCGTGCCATTCTACGCCAAGATCCCGATATTGTAATGATAGGTGAAATCCGTGACCAAGAAACGGCTGAAATTGCCGTCCAAGCCAGTTTGACTGGGCATTTGGTTTTTTCTACCTTACATACAAACAGTGCAAAAGATGCCATAATACGCCTTAAAGATATGGGTGTGGAGCCGTTTTTATTGGCGTCCAGTCTTTCAGGTGTTTTGGCACAAAGATTGATTCGAACTTTATGCCCCAAGTGCAAAAAAACGCACACAACAGACGAAAAAGAACAACAAAGATTGGGATTAGATCAGCCCCAAGTTATTTACAGTCCTTCCTCTTGTGAGCACTGTAATCACAGCGGATTTTCAGGGAGAATTGGCCTGTATGAATTGCTGGTTGTTGACGATGAACTTAGGGCAATGATTCACAATGGTGCCAATGAAAATCAAATCTCAGCCCATCTTGATGGAAAAATGCTTACCTTAAAAGACCAAGTTAGAACATTGGTTTCGCAAGGACTTTGTAGTTTAGACGAAGCCATTAGAGTTATCTCTATATAA
- a CDS encoding type II secretion system F family protein, with protein sequence MSVFEYKAINQKQQKVSGLIESDHVKNARIQLKEQQLIVLSIESTKQHAAKTEFFQKHLSTTDIAMLTRQLGSLIQAAIPIDQALNTILQNHHKKHLVKIIKQTHSQILQGQTLAKSLASNHGQFPDYYIATIELGEASAKLGTILEALAIDIEKQQQFRRKVSAAMIYPMVVSIIALVVVYSLLVFIVPQIAAVFQESGQELPGITVFVIGLNKFLTEHSLTIFSVLFTLILGVKLLLKKPNIKEKMQRLLVKVPAIGKVLVTTNAIRFARTFALLYESGAPIIGALNNSAMALNYLPMRQAILKAREKVREGSSLFSAFKQYEALPPVTLYMLASGETSGQLAKMLNKAAQNQESEIDHYTTKLVNVFEPVMILVMGGVVLFIVLAMLLPIFELNQIPL encoded by the coding sequence ATGAGTGTTTTTGAATATAAAGCCATCAATCAAAAGCAGCAAAAAGTTAGCGGCTTAATTGAGAGTGACCATGTTAAGAATGCACGCATTCAACTTAAGGAACAGCAGCTTATTGTTTTAAGCATTGAGTCCACAAAACAACACGCAGCTAAGACAGAATTTTTTCAAAAACACCTTAGCACGACTGATATTGCCATGCTTACACGCCAATTGGGTTCTTTAATTCAGGCTGCTATCCCCATTGACCAAGCCCTAAATACGATTTTGCAAAATCACCATAAGAAACACCTTGTTAAAATCATCAAACAAACCCATTCGCAGATTTTGCAAGGGCAGACCTTGGCAAAATCGCTCGCTTCAAATCATGGACAATTTCCCGATTATTACATCGCTACTATTGAACTTGGTGAAGCCAGCGCTAAATTAGGCACCATCTTAGAGGCGTTAGCAATTGATATTGAAAAGCAACAACAATTCAGAAGAAAAGTCTCTGCTGCCATGATTTATCCGATGGTTGTTTCTATTATTGCCCTCGTTGTGGTTTACTCATTATTGGTTTTTATTGTGCCACAAATTGCAGCAGTTTTTCAAGAATCTGGTCAAGAATTACCTGGTATTACTGTCTTTGTCATCGGTCTAAATAAATTTTTAACCGAACACTCTCTGACTATTTTTAGCGTTTTATTTACGCTTATTTTGGGTGTGAAATTACTCCTTAAAAAGCCCAATATCAAGGAAAAAATGCAAAGATTGCTCGTTAAAGTCCCTGCCATTGGCAAAGTATTGGTAACCACTAATGCCATTCGTTTTGCCCGTACTTTTGCCTTGTTATATGAAAGTGGCGCCCCTATTATCGGCGCCTTAAATAATTCAGCCATGGCGCTTAACTACTTGCCCATGCGTCAGGCAATACTTAAAGCCAGAGAAAAAGTCCGTGAAGGCTCGTCACTTTTCTCAGCTTTCAAACAATATGAAGCCCTACCACCTGTTACTCTTTATATGCTTGCCAGTGGTGAAACCAGTGGACAACTTGCTAAAATGCTTAACAAAGCTGCCCAAAATCAAGAAAGCGAAATCGACCATTACACCACAAAATTGGTCAATGTCTTTGAGCCAGTGATGATACTCGTTATGGGGGGTGTTGTACTTTTTATCGTTTTAGCAATGCTTTTACCCATTTTTGAACTTAATCAAATCCCTTTATAG
- a CDS encoding retropepsin-like aspartic protease has protein sequence MIIRFVFTLSLGILIGWFVNGYWYNATTVIVAKIQKPTITPKQSTVALKQPAVVVKKVLAEASQVSAPMPHPQSINVSDAYAPKVLIERSKVAIDKGDYITALTHLEDLLVQVQDLYPRAFVETLYVNTSKQYIQKLGDNQPQQTIDFLNSAINVLPNYLEFHYLLAQLFLTLEQYSQVQYQLSFLANNIKWKVQFDRLQAQLDYIKTFQQGDIEIPLIALPNAWHINVMIDNTPAQLVLDTGASITTLSAHLVADSYQSLGDIILSTANGTLSAFKVNIDTFSVGAITKQNFPVVVLPKEKLPQDVDGLLGLDWLQDFNFIIDKKNALLRLTPISY, from the coding sequence ATGATTATACGGTTTGTTTTTACGCTTAGCCTAGGCATCTTAATCGGTTGGTTTGTAAATGGATATTGGTACAACGCTACCACAGTTATAGTCGCAAAAATCCAAAAACCAACCATTACACCCAAACAATCAACAGTTGCACTTAAGCAACCAGCGGTTGTGGTTAAAAAAGTATTGGCTGAAGCGTCCCAAGTCTCAGCACCCATGCCACACCCTCAATCTATTAATGTGAGTGATGCTTATGCACCTAAAGTTTTGATAGAACGCAGTAAAGTGGCAATTGACAAAGGTGATTATATTACTGCACTAACACATCTTGAGGATCTTCTTGTTCAAGTGCAAGACCTTTATCCCAGGGCATTCGTAGAAACTTTATATGTTAATACCAGTAAGCAATATATTCAAAAATTAGGCGACAATCAACCGCAACAAACGATAGACTTTTTAAACAGTGCCATCAATGTTTTGCCCAATTATTTAGAATTCCATTACTTACTGGCGCAATTATTTCTAACCCTTGAGCAGTATTCACAAGTGCAATACCAGCTCAGTTTTCTAGCAAATAACATTAAATGGAAAGTGCAATTTGACCGTTTACAAGCCCAACTTGATTACATTAAAACCTTCCAACAAGGCGATATTGAAATCCCACTCATTGCCTTACCTAATGCATGGCATATTAATGTTATGATTGACAACACCCCCGCCCAACTAGTCCTAGACACAGGTGCAAGTATTACCACACTAAGCGCTCATTTGGTTGCAGACAGTTATCAATCTTTAGGTGATATTATTCTCAGCACTGCGAATGGCACATTGTCTGCTTTTAAAGTTAATATTGACACTTTCTCAGTAGGTGCTATTACCAAGCAAAATTTCCCTGTCGTTGTGCTACCCAAAGAAAAATTACCTCAAGATGTTGATGGATTGTTAGGGCTAGATTGGCTACAAGATTTTAACTTTATTATTGATAAGAAAAATGCCTTGTTGCGCCTTACCCCTATTTCTTATTAA
- the gspG gene encoding type II secretion system major pseudopilin GspG: MKTKQSNRGGGKQQGFTLIEILVVVAIIGILASIIVPKLTSKVGQARVQKAHHDIKTLSSTLSLYKLDKFSYPSSNQGLSVLVGDYLDKLPKDPWNREYLYLSPGTHGVKSFDLYSYGADGVAGGSDEDKDINNWD, translated from the coding sequence ATGAAAACAAAACAAAGCAACAGAGGTGGTGGCAAGCAACAGGGTTTCACTTTGATTGAAATCTTAGTGGTGGTTGCTATTATTGGTATTTTGGCAAGTATTATTGTGCCTAAATTAACCAGCAAGGTAGGTCAAGCACGGGTGCAGAAGGCACACCATGATATTAAAACCCTTTCTTCAACACTTAGTTTGTATAAGTTGGATAAGTTTTCTTATCCAAGTTCTAATCAAGGTTTGAGTGTACTGGTTGGTGATTATTTAGACAAATTGCCCAAAGATCCTTGGAACAGAGAGTATCTTTATTTAAGCCCTGGAACACATGGTGTTAAATCTTTTGATTTATACAGTTATGGTGCCGATGGTGTTGCTGGCGGAAGCGATGAAGACAAAGACATTAACAACTGGGACTAG
- a CDS encoding prepilin-type N-terminal cleavage/methylation domain-containing protein, with the protein MKTKTLTTGTSLKTNAGFTLIELLVVVAIVAILAGFVTLSVKLAKPSAVNVLKAKIQQHITLVKNHVQLYNQPIRLQINQDNMQAFSFQPEPSKNTEDKEGVPLERSLEKSLWQPNSELQPLAFKPVEVSISRANAGKGSVSIDRIEILPNGFITDAIITLSQGDESISLKTIANEKK; encoded by the coding sequence ATGAAGACAAAGACATTAACAACTGGGACTAGTCTAAAAACCAACGCAGGCTTTACTTTAATTGAATTATTGGTAGTAGTGGCTATTGTGGCTATTTTGGCGGGTTTTGTTACTTTGAGTGTTAAACTTGCTAAACCTTCTGCGGTCAATGTTTTAAAAGCGAAAATACAACAACATATCACATTGGTGAAGAATCATGTGCAATTGTATAATCAGCCTATTCGCCTACAGATAAATCAAGATAATATGCAAGCATTTAGTTTTCAGCCAGAACCCAGTAAGAACACTGAGGACAAAGAGGGGGTGCCATTAGAAAGATCATTAGAGAAATCACTTTGGCAACCTAATTCAGAACTCCAGCCGCTGGCATTTAAGCCTGTTGAAGTAAGTATTAGCAGGGCAAATGCTGGGAAGGGAAGTGTTAGCATCGATAGGATTGAAATACTGCCCAATGGGTTTATTACTGATGCTATTATTACGCTATCTCAAGGTGATGAGTCCATTTCATTAAAGACAATTGCAAATGAAAAAAAGTAG
- the gspI gene encoding type II secretion system minor pseudopilin GspI — protein sequence MKKSRGFTLVEVLIALVIVAVSLSALVTADQQNTDSIGYFQRKTLANLVIGNLSVDKRVGLKPNMGYQSGEYKMGKRVWYWKTNTQKTANQNVIKTDLSLYSNISKRDSKQSVATLVLYLER from the coding sequence ATGAAAAAAAGTAGAGGCTTTACATTGGTTGAAGTTTTAATCGCGCTGGTGATTGTCGCTGTGTCTCTTAGTGCCTTGGTTACTGCTGATCAGCAGAATACTGACAGCATTGGGTATTTTCAGCGTAAAACATTGGCAAATCTAGTTATTGGCAATTTAAGTGTGGACAAGCGTGTTGGGCTAAAGCCAAATATGGGTTATCAATCTGGCGAATATAAAATGGGTAAAAGAGTTTGGTACTGGAAAACAAATACACAAAAAACTGCCAATCAAAATGTTATTAAAACAGATTTATCTCTTTATTCGAATATTAGTAAGCGTGATTCTAAGCAATCAGTTGCCACTTTGGTGCTATATTTAGAACGATGA
- a CDS encoding prepilin-type N-terminal cleavage/methylation domain-containing protein has protein sequence MKQYGFTLVELLIAITILSVIGVISYGALDGTLKHQTAQKHHSQNLTQLQRISLYLDRDFSQVFQGEVTLSKDKIQLKSVQNDTLLTIDYQFGDNTITRHATSSIGKSAKLIFLKEVKEFKIRLLDNKNKWHTTWKFKNNKNRLKAIEVKFTHPYWGDIKKVVAI, from the coding sequence ATGAAACAATACGGCTTCACTTTGGTAGAATTATTGATAGCAATTACGATATTGTCGGTTATTGGGGTGATTTCTTATGGGGCATTAGATGGCACATTAAAACACCAAACTGCCCAAAAACACCACAGTCAAAATTTGACACAATTACAAAGAATATCACTTTATTTGGATCGGGATTTTTCCCAAGTTTTTCAGGGAGAGGTTACATTAAGTAAAGATAAAATTCAGCTTAAAAGCGTGCAAAATGATACTTTACTTACCATTGATTATCAGTTTGGTGACAATACAATTACCCGCCACGCCACTTCTAGTATAGGAAAATCTGCAAAATTGATTTTCTTGAAAGAAGTTAAAGAATTTAAAATTCGGTTACTTGATAACAAAAACAAGTGGCACACCACCTGGAAATTTAAAAACAACAAAAATCGCTTAAAAGCCATAGAGGTTAAATTCACTCACCCTTATTGGGGCGATATCAAAAAAGTGGTGGCAATATAG
- the gspK gene encoding type II secretion system minor pseudopilin GspK produces MQKSHEKGVVLISVLIIVAMISLVVNMMWQQQALSLKNTENSIYTQQAVNYLYSMESWVKSILKKDDHKIDELGEDWATTIPPIPVPNGTIEGKIFDLQARFNINKLLQTKKDESRVYIDPDYRGFLDMLNTMLEQDYMSDPILEHINAQQSLPKFEHISQLKLVEGISLKNYLKIRPYLYAYENIEAKVNINTASEEVITALYPDSVEEIISGRPFKSTDDVYKIIRKPLTGTALRQAKKKFETLIDIKSDYFLLEANVNINDIHLKAQTLFHRQEKSINIVERTYRQILQ; encoded by the coding sequence ATGCAAAAATCACATGAAAAAGGCGTTGTGTTGATCAGTGTGCTAATTATAGTAGCAATGATTAGTCTTGTTGTAAATATGATGTGGCAACAACAGGCGTTGAGTTTGAAGAATACTGAAAATAGTATTTACACCCAGCAGGCTGTTAATTATCTTTATAGCATGGAATCTTGGGTGAAAAGCATTTTAAAAAAAGATGATCATAAAATTGATGAGTTGGGCGAAGATTGGGCCACTACCATCCCCCCAATTCCAGTGCCTAATGGCACTATTGAAGGAAAAATATTCGATTTGCAAGCGCGTTTTAATATTAATAAGTTGCTTCAGACCAAGAAAGATGAAAGTCGAGTTTATATTGATCCAGATTATCGTGGCTTTTTAGATATGCTTAACACAATGTTAGAGCAAGACTATATGAGCGACCCTATTCTTGAGCATATCAACGCGCAACAATCATTGCCAAAATTTGAACACATTTCACAACTTAAATTGGTTGAAGGCATATCACTGAAAAATTATCTAAAAATAAGACCCTATCTTTATGCTTATGAAAACATTGAAGCCAAAGTAAATATTAATACTGCCAGTGAAGAGGTGATAACCGCCTTATACCCAGATTCAGTTGAGGAAATCATTAGTGGCAGACCCTTTAAGTCAACTGATGATGTATATAAAATAATACGCAAGCCCCTCACTGGCACTGCCTTGAGACAAGCCAAGAAAAAATTCGAAACATTGATTGATATTAAGAGCGACTATTTCTTACTTGAAGCAAATGTTAATATTAACGATATTCACTTAAAGGCTCAAACTCTATTTCATCGGCAGGAAAAATCAATCAACATTGTTGAGCGTACTTATCGTCAAATTTTACAATAA